Genomic DNA from Candidatus Koribacter versatilis Ellin345:
GTGTGAGACTGGCAACTAACTACGCCGCTGACTGCACGGCTCTCTTAAATCCCGGCGCGAACACATCCCGAGCAAATTGCTGGAACGTAACTTTGCCGGTGCGTTTTTGTTCGCCTTTAAGTTGTTGTATTTTGGGATACGCCTCTTCCATTTCAACCAGCAGCGCCGCCATTTCCGGCGACATCCCGACCTGCGTCATTGCGGCCTTCAACTGATCGCCCGGGATGGTGACCACCCGAATTTGTTTCCCTATGGCCTGTCCTGCGATGCTCCCCCACTCGTCGAGCGAAATCTCCTGCGGGCCCACGATATCGATCACGTGATGGCCGTTGATCGGCCTGAGCAGAAACTCAGCGGCAACCTCGGCTATGTCTTGGGTGGCAATGAATGGCGCTTTCACCGATCCCGGAATCGAAGTGAAGATGCTGTCTTGTCCAATGATCGACGGCAGCGAGAAAAACACGTTCTCCATGAACTCGTTCGGCCGCAGAGAGACGATGTTCTTGCCGGCAGCGCGGAACTTCTCTTCC
This window encodes:
- a CDS encoding NmrA family NAD(P)-binding protein gives rise to the protein MKIVVTTPTGHIGNKLANILLDRKSDVTLIARHPEKVKDLASRGAKVIAGEHSNPAVLEQAVHGADALFWLTPPDMTSHDPLGTARRMAEAAASVIRKHPDLHVVQLSSAGAFLPSGTGPIVGHHDTEEKFRAAGKNIVSLRPNEFMENVFFSLPSIIGQDSIFTSIPGSVKAPFIATQDIAEVAAEFLLRPINGHHVIDIVGPQEISLDEWGSIAGQAIGKQIRVVTIPGDQLKAAMTQVGMSPEMAALLVEMEEAYPKIQQLKGEQKRTGKVTFQQFARDVFAPGFKRAVQSAA